Sequence from the Amycolatopsis sp. NBC_00345 genome:
TATGGCACCGAGAACACCGTCCTGATCTTCCTCGGCGACCACCAGCCCCCGGTCGTCACGCCGCCGGGCGTCTCGCACCAGGTGCCGGTCACGATCGTGGCGAAGGACCCGGCCGTCCTGGACCGCATCGGCTCCTGGCACTGGCAGGACGGCCTCCGCCCGGCCGCCACCGCGCCGGTCTGGCGCATGGACACCTTCCGGGACCGGTTCCTGACGGCGTTCGCGAAGTAGCGTGCCGGTCCCGCGCGGGGCCACGGGATCGGGGAAGCTGTCGTGGTGAGCAGCGAGAGCGAGGCCCAGCCGGTGACTGACGGCCAAGGGGCGGGCTACCGCCGATCGGCCGGGTCGGCGCGGGGCGAGGCGCGGCGGCGAGAGTTGCTGGAGCGCGTGACGGACGACCTGGCCGTCAACGGGCTCGTCGACTTCTCGCTGCGGCGGGCCGCGCGTGCCGCGGGTGCCACGCACAAGGTGCTGCTCTACCACTTCGAGAGCGCGGAGGACCTGCTCGGCCAGGCCGTCTTCACGCTGCGCGAGCGGCGGATCGGCAACGCGATGGCGGCCATGGCCGAGGGGGCCGAGCGGCGCACGCTGGCCGAGCGGGTGCGCGTCGCGTGGCACACGTTGCGCGACGAGGACCCCGGGCTGCAGCGGGTGCTCGACCAGGCCATCGGGCTTGCCATGTACGACCCCGCGCGGTACGGCGAGCTGGGCCACGGCGCGTCGGGCCAGTACCTGCCGCTGCTCGTCTCGTTCTGCCCCGAGCACTGGACCGGGCCGCGCAAGCTGGAGGTGGCGCAGATGGTCCTCGCGACCCTGCGCGGGTTCACCGTGCACCGCGCCATCGGCGGCGATTCCGACGGCGCCGCGGCGGGGTTCGCGGCGCTCGTGCGCGCGCTCGACCACGAGGAGGCCTAAGCGCCGCACGATGGACAGTTTGCGAACCACGTGGTTCACTTCTCTCGGCGGGACGAGTCCGGGAGGTCGGCATGCAGCGTGAAAAGGTCAGGTTCGACAGTGGCGGGACGGAGTGCGCCGCCTGGCACTACCCGGGGACGAACGGCGCGTGCCTGGTCATGGCGGGCGGCTTCGCCGTGACCAAGGAGCCCGGCACGGACCTGTTCGCGAAACGGTTCCAGGACCAGGGATTCGGCGTGCTGGCCTTCGACTACCGCCACCTCGGCGAGAGCGGCGGCACGCCTCGCCAGGTCGTGCGCGTGCGGGAGCAGCTGGCCGACTGGCACGCCGCGATCGGCTTCGCGCGGACGTTGCCGGAGGTCGACCCGGCGCGCGTGGGGATCTGGGCGTTCTCCGCGTCCGGCGGCCACGTTTTCCCGGTGGCCGCCCAGGATCCGCGGCTCGCGGCCGCGATCGCGCAGACGCCGAACGCGGACGGCCCGGCCACCGCCCGCAACGCCGCGCGGTACCAGAAGCCGTTCGCGATGCTGCGGTTCACCGGACGCGGGATCCTCGACGCGCTCGGCAGCCTCGTCGGGCTCCGGCCGCGGCTGGTCGCGCTCGCCGGGCCGCCCGGCACCGTCGCGCTGCTCACCACGCCCGACTCGCTTGACACCGATCGCGCGCTGCACTCCGAGCGGTATCCGGACTGGCACCAGGCCGTGGCCGCCCGCTCGGCGCTACGGCTGACGCTCTACCGGCCCGGCCGTGCGGCGTCACGCGTGCGCTGCCCGCTGCTCGTGGTCGTCGCCGACCAGGACCGGTCGGCCCTCGCGGAGCCGGCCGCCACCGCTGTCCGCCGCGCGCCCCGGGGTGAGCTGGTGCGGGTGCCCGGCGGGCACTACGCGCCGTTCCTCGACGAGCACGAGCACGTCGTCGAGGCCGAGATTTCCTTTCTGCGCCAACACCTTCTGACGCCCGCGCGGACGGGGACGCCCCCGGCCTGACCCGGCCGCTCAGCGTTCCAGCGGGACCGCCGTCGCGGCGGCGAAACGGGGTGACTCCGCCTCGTCGAGCATGGCCGCGGCGACGGTCGCGCGGCTGACCCGCGCGGGGAAGAGCCGTTTCGGGACGTCGCCGAGGCCGACGGTGCGGCGGGTGCCGCTCACCGGCCCGGCCGACAGCGGGCCGGCGTGGAACACGGTGCCGCCCGCGGCCAGTATCGCGGTGTCGGCGCCGACCTTGTCGGGGATTTCCTTGCGCAGGACCAGCTTCAGCAACGTCCGGGTCACCGGGCCCGCGGCGGCGGCCGACGCGCCGGTGCCGAAGGCGCCGAGCCACAGCACCCGGCCGGGCCGGGCGTCCAGCACCGCCCGCGCGCCCGCCGTCAGCGTGCCCGGCGGGTCTCCGGCCGCGACGCCGAGGCCGGACAGCACCACCGGGGCGTCCCGCAGGGCCCGGGCGACGGACTCCGGATCGTGCACGTCGGCGGCCACCCGGCGCAGCCGTCCGGAACCCGTGACCTCGATGCGCTCGGGCCGCCGCGCGACGGCCGTCACGGTGTGCCCGCGGGCCAGTGCCTGGCGGGTCAATTCCAGCCCGGTGCCGCCCGAGGCGGCGAGAATCGTCAGTTCCACCGCGATCAGTCCACAGTAGACAGGACGGTGACCGCGGCCTCGTGCAGCGCGGGCGCCGCGACGAGCACGTCCGGGCTGCCGGGACGCCACGGCGAGCCGTCGATCCGGGTCGCGATGCCACCCGCCTCGGTGGCCAGCAGCATCCCCGCCGCGGTCCCGGACAGCACCGGTCCGTACTGCCAGAACACGTCGTTCTGCCCGTTCGCGAGCAGCAGCATCGGGAACGTCGACGGCACGGACATCCGGACCGCCAGCGCGCGGCCCAGCATGGCCGTCACCGACTCGCCGATCCGGCGGTACGTGCCCGCCTGCCCCGGCTCGGCCTGCCCGGTGGTGACGATCGCCGCGTCGAGGTCCCGCTTCGCGGAGACGTGCAGCCTTACTCCGTCACGCCAGGCGCCCTCGCCGTGCGCGGCGGTGTAGGTGAGGTCGCCGATCGGCTGGTGCACAACGGCCAGCACGGGCGCCCCGTCACGCAGCAAGGTCACGCTGACCGCCCACTCGGCCAGGCCGTGCACGTGGTTGACGTTGCCCTCCACCGCGTCGACCGCCCACCACTCGCCGGGTGGCAGCCCGGTCGTCTCCTGGTCCTCTTCGACCCAGCCGGCGCCGGGCCGCGCGGCCGCGAGTTCGGCGCGCAGGCCGTCGAGGGCCACGGTGTCGTTGCGGCGGACCGCGGTGTACATGTCGGCGCGGCCGGCCGGGCGCGCGTCGGGGGAGTGGACGGCGAGCAGCCGGGCGCCCGCTTTCTTGGCGGCTTCGGTGACGGTGGTGGACAGGGTCATGGGGTGCCTCCAGGGTTTCGGTGATCTCCTGCCCCCGACGCTAGGTCGGTCCACTCATGACTTCCAGTGCAATCTCGGCAACTCAACAGTTACCCTCGTGCAGGTGGACCTCAACCTGCTCGTCGCCCTCGACGCCCTGCTCGAAGAGAACAGCGTCGCCGCGGCGGCCGACCGGCTCCGGCTCTCCGCCCCGGCGATGAGCCGCACCCTGGCCCGGATCCGGCGGGCGACCGGCGACGACATCCTGGTCCGCACCGGCCGCACGATGAGCCCGACGCCGCGCGCGCTCGAACTGCGCGACGAGGCGCACGAGCTGGTCCGCCGCGCCGCCGCCGTGCTCACCCCCGCGCGGGAGCTGGACCTGGACGGGCTCGAGCGCGTGTTCACCGTGCGTGGGCACGACGCGCTGGTCGACGCGCTGGCCCCGTTGCTGGTCGGCGCGATCGCCGCCGTGGCCCCGCGGGCCGGGCTGCGGCTGCTGGCCGAGACGTCGGCCGACAGCACCGATCTCGCGCGCGGCCACGTCGACCTGGAGGTGGGCGCGACCCGGCCGGAGCGGCCCGAGATCGCGGCCGAGACGATCGGGTCCGACCGGGTGGTGGCCGTCGTCCGGCGCGGTCACCCACTCGCCGGCGGCGACCTCACGCCGGAGCGCTTCGCCGCCGCCGTGCACGTGTCGGTTTCGCGCCGCGGCCGCCGCCACGGCGCGATCGACGAGGCGCTGACCGGGCTCGGGCTGAGCCGCCGGGTGATCGCGTCCCTGCCCACCAGCGCGGCCGCGCTGGACCTCGCGGCGGGCAGCGACGTGGTCGCCGTGGTCGCCGAACGCGTCTGCCGTCCTTTGTGGACGAAACGGGACCTGGTGGTCCGGGTGCTGCCGTTCACCCTGCCGGCGGTGCCGGTGGTGCTCGCCTGGCACCACCGGCACGACAGCGACCCGGCCCACGCCTGGCTCCGCGACGAGGTCCGGCGCGCGCTGGAAACCGTGGTCGCGCCGGACGGCGGGCTCACGCCGTGACGAGCCGGTCCTCGCGGGCGGCGGCGCGGCGGTCCGACCGGCCGGACAGCAGCGCCAGGCCGAGCGCGAGCACCGTCATCACGGCGCCGACCCAGTTGGTCGACGCGTAGCCGTAGCCGGCCGTGATCACCACGCCGCCCAGCCACGCGGCGAGCGCGTTGCCGAGGTTGAACGCGCCGATGTTCACCGCCGACGCGACGGTCGGGGCCGCCTCGGCGCTCGCCAGCATCCGCATCTGCAGCGGGGGCACCGTCGCGAAACCGAAGCCGCCCAACAGGAACAGCGTGACGATGGCGGGCACGGCGGCGTGCGCGGTGAAGGCGAACACGGCCAGCACCACGGCGAGCGCGGCCAGCACCGTGTACAGCGTCGGCATCAGCGCGCGGTCGGCGAACCGGCCGCCGAGCAGGTTGCCCAGCACCAGCCCGACGCCGAAGAGCACCAGCAGCCAGCTGACCGCGCCCGCGGGCAGCCCGGCGACCTCGGTCATCATCGGCGCGATGTAGGTGAAGGACGCGAACACCCCGCCGAAGCCGAGCACCGTCGTCCCGATCGCCAGCCACACGCGCGGGTGGCGGAACACGGCGAACTCGGCGCCGATGCGGGCGTTCACGGGCCGCGCGGTGTCCGGCACGAGCGCGGCCACGCCGAGCAGGCCGAGCACCCCGAGCCCGGCGACGACCCAGAACGTCGCGCGCCAGCCGAGGTCCTGGCCGATGAACGTGCCCATCGGCACCCCGAGCACGTTGGCCAGCGTCAGCCCGGTGAACATCAGCGCGATGGCGCTGGCCTTCTTCTCGGGCTTGACCAGGTCGGCGGCCACCACGGAGCCGACGCCGAAGAACGCGCCGTGCGTGAGCGCCGCGACGATCCGGCCGGCCATCAGCAGGCCGTAGCCCGGGGCCAGCGCGGACAGCACGTTGCCGGCGATGAACAGGGCCATCAGCAGCAGGAGCAGGTGCTTGCGGCGCATGCGCGTGCCGAGCGCGGTCATCGGCAGCGCGCCGGCCGCCACGCTCAGCGCGTACCCGGTGATGAGCCAGCCCGCCGCGGGGATGGACACCCCGAATTCGACGGCGACCTCGGGGAGCAGCCCCGCGATCACGAACTCCGTGGTGCCGATGCCGAACGCGCCGATGGCCAGCGCGAGCAGAGCGAGCGGCATGGTGCTTCCTCCTGAGTGGTGGTGAGCGTTAGCTGTGCGTGCGAGAACTACCGTCGCTTACAATAGTTGCATACGCCGTATATATGCCAGAGCTGACTACGGGTGTGATCAGCTAGACTCGGGGGTGGCCGGACCGGCGGTGCCCGGCCGGCGCCGAAGGAGGTCAGGCCATGTCGTTGTCCGACGACGCCGAGGAAGCCCGCGCCCAGGGCTGGCGCACGCTGGCGGCCCTGCACGCGCGGCTGGAGACCCGCATCGAGCGCGGCCTGCAGGCGGGGCACAAGCTGGGCGTGAGCGAGTACAGCGTGCTCGACCTGCTCAGCCGCCAGGACGGCTGGCACATGCGGATGCAGCAGCTCGCGCGCGCCGTCGTGCTCAGCCAGAGCGCGACCACCCGCCTGGTCGCCCGGCTGGAGAAGCAGGGCTACCTCGCCCGTTACCTGTGCGAAGACGACCGCCGCGGCATCTACACCGAGGTCACCGACGCCGGCCGCGCGCTGCTGGCCGAGGCCCGGCCCACGCACGACACGGCGTTGCGCGAGGCGCTGGAAGAGGCCGCCGAGATGCCGGAGCTGCAGCCCTTGGTCGAGGCCGTGAACCAGCAGGCGCTGGCCCGCGGCTGAGGGGTCCCCGTGGTTGTCCCGTGGCGAAATCTTGCGGGCCGACCACGGGGACACGGGCTCGCCGGGCTGCCACGCTGGTGCCCCCGGCGAAAGGACGTCGCTCATGCGCTCAGCGAAGAAGCTGCTCGCGGTGGTCGCGGCTGTGCTCGTGGTGCTCGGCTCGGCGACCGGCCCGGCCGGCGCCGAAAGTGTGAAAAAAGGCGTCAGCGCGGCGAATTTCGACGGCGTGACGGACGCGCTGTCGGACGTGCGGGCCGGCTGGTTCTACACCTGGGCGTCGGACCCGCAGGGCATCAGCGCGCCGCCGGGCGCGGAGTTCGTCCCGATGATCTGGGGCCAGGGCTCGGTGACCGACGACCAGCTCGCCGCGGCCAAGGCGAACGGCACGACGCTGCTCGGGTTCAACGAGCCGGACCTCGACGGCCAGGCGAAGATGTCCGTGGACACCGCCCTTGACCTGTGGCCGCAGCTGGAGGGCACCGGGCTGCGGCTCGGCGCGCCCGCGGTGGCGTTCGGCGGCGACGTGGCGGGCGGCTGGCTCGACCAGTTCATGAGCGGGGCGCAGGCGCGCGGCTACCGCGTCGACTTCATCCCGCTGCACTGGTACGGCGGGGACTTCTCCGCCGCGGCGACCGGGGAGCTGCAGTCCTACATCGAGGCCGTGCACAACCGTTACCAGCTCCCGATCTGGGTGACCGAGTACGCGCTGACCGACTTCTCCGTGTCGCCTCCGAGGTACCCGTCTTCGGCCGAGCAGGCCGACTTCGCGGCCCAGTCGGCCGCGATGCTGCAGGGCCTGTCCTATGTGGAGCGTTACGCCTGGTTCTCCTTGTCCACCAATACAACCCCGACCGGCCTGTACGACGGCACCACGCCGAACGACACGGGGGTGGCCTACCGCGACGCGGGGTAGGTGGGCAGGTCGATGGCGTCCGAGGGCGGGTTGGTGAACCGGGTGGCGAGGCGGCTGACCCGGGGATGGGTGGCGAGGCCGGCGACGGTGGTCAGGAGCCGGATCCCGGCGCGGGTTTTCGGGGAGGCCAGGCGAGGCGCGATCCAGGAGACCTTCTGGGCTTGGTCGACGTAGGGCCGCATGATGGTTTCGTAGCTGCGGAAGGCATCGTGGTGGTCCTGGTGGCGGCTGAGTTCGCCGGCGAGGACGTAGGCGCCGACGAGGGCGAGGCTGGTGCCCATGCCGCTGAGCGGCGAAGCGCAGTAGGCGGCGTCGCCGACGGCGGCGATCCGGCCGCGTGACCACTGCTTCAGGTACATCTGCCCGACGGACTCGAAGTAGAAGTCCGTCGAGTCACCCATGTTGCCGAGCACGCGCGGGGTTTCCCAGCCGGCGTCGGCGTAGTGGTGGCGCAGGAACTCCTTCTGCGCCGGGAACTGCAGCCGTTCGAGCCCGGATTGTGGGGTGAGGAAGGACAATGAGGCCCGCGTGGTGCCTTGGTTGTCAGGTCGCAGGAGCACGACGCGGCGGCCGGGGGCGTTGTACCAGCGGGCCCAGCGCCCGTCGGATTCCGCGCGGGGAATGGTGAAGTAGGCGGTGTAGAGGCCGAACGACCGGGTGCGGGCGAGGTCGGCGAGGACGAGGTCCCGGGTTCGGGAGCGCAGTCCGTCGGCGAGGACGACGAGGTCGAAACGGCGGCCGGGACCGGTGCGGAAGGTGACGTCCACGCCGTCGCCGGTGTCGGTCAGGCCGGTGATCTCGTTGCCGAAGACGTACTCGGTGTCGCCGCGGGTCCGCTGGTAGAGCAGGTCGGCGAGTTCGCCGCGCAGGAGTTCCAGCTCGGTGACGAACCCGTCGCCGCCGAGGGAGTCCGCGCCGAACGAGGCCCGGACGCGGTCGCGGCCGTCGACGAAGTGCAGTCCCGCTTCGTGGGTGAGGCGGTCGCGGGCGGCCTGGTCCAGTCCCATGCGCTCGATGACGGTGCGTCCGGCGCCGCGCAGGTCGACGGTCTGCCCGCCGGGGCGTAATCCCGGTGCGCGTTCGATCACCGTGGGGGCCAAACCGTGCTCGTGGAGCCAGTAGGCGAGGGCCGGGCCGGCGATGCTGGCACCGGAGATCAGGATGCTGCGGGACACGAGGGTGTCCTCCTCACGGAACGGGGACGGGCGTGGCGGCGATCTCGGCCTCGTCGGGCCGGGCGCGCCGCGGGAACAGTGGCGAGATGAGCAGGAACAGCCCGATCACGATCGCTTGCACCACAAGGGCTTCTCGGAAGCTGTCGGTGGCCTGGCCGGTGAGGGCGCCGGCGAAGAACACGGTGCTGAACACCGCGACGCCGACCGAGCCGCCGAGGGACTGGACCGCGGAGAGCACGCCGGACGCGGAGCCGACCTCGTCGTCGGCGACGGCGCCGAGGACGGTGTTGAACACCGCGGCGATCACGATGCCCGCGCCGATGCCGGCGAGGACGCTGCCCGGCACGATCCGCCAGATCGTGAACCCGCTGGTGTCGGCCAGCGCGAACCACAGCCAGGCGATCCCGGCGAACTGGACGACGGCGCCGGCCTGCAGCACCCGGCGCCCGAGCTTGGCGGCGAGCAGCCCGCCGCTGATGCCGCCGCCGACGGCGGTGCCCAGCGCGACCGGGAGGTTGCCCAGCCCGGCCTGCCCCGCGGTGAAGCCCTGGCCGAGCTGCAGGAAGAACGTCAGCACCAGCTGGGTGCCGATCAGCCCGCCGAAGAACAGCGCGACCGCGACCAGCCCGACGGTGAACGCGGACTTGCCGAACAGGCTGGGCGTGACCAGCGGGGCGCGGTCCCGGCGCACGGCCCGGCGCTGCCACAGCGCGAACGCCACGTAGCCGATCGCCGCCGCGGACAGCGAAAGCCAGGTCCACAATGGCCACCCCGAGGACTGCCCTTGGTTGAGCGGAAGAACCAGCAGTGCGGAGGCGGCGGCGACGAGCACGGCTCCGGCGATGTCCACGCGCAGGGCCCGGGTCCGGCCGCCGCTGGGCACGAGGCGCCAGGCCAGCGCGAGCGCGGCGAGGCCGATCGGCACGTTGACCAGGAACACCAGCCGCCAGCCGAGGCCGAACAGGTCCCAGTCGACCAGTGCGCCGCCCAGCACCGGTCCCAGCACGCCACCGAGCCCGAGCACGGGGCCGAAGACGGCGAGCGCCTTGGTCAGGTCGCGCGGCGCGAGGTTGTCCCGCAGGAGGCCCAATCCCTGGGGCAGCATCATCGCGCCGGCCACGCCCTGGACCAGCCGGAAGGTGATCAGCAGGCCGATGCCGGGGGCGATCGCGCACAGCAGCGACGCGAGGGTGAAGCCCACGAGCCCGGCGAGGAACATCGGCCGCCGGCCGTAACGGTCGCCGAGGCGCCCGCCGAGCACGAGGCCCGCCCCGAGGGTCAGCGCGTAGCCGCCGATCACCCACTGCAGCCCGACCGGGCTCGCCTTCAGTGATTGCTCCAGCGACGGGCCCGCGACGTTGACGATCGTCGAGTCGAGCAGGTCCATCAGTTCGACGACCAGCACGGTGGCCAGCAGCCACCACATCGGCCGTGGTGTTTTTCCGGGCGCGGACATGTCTTTCGCTCCAGGCGTTGGCTATGAGCGCACCCTTTGGCGCGCAGGGGGAATCGCGGGACGCCGTGGCCGGCGCGCCCCGGTGGGTACGGGCGGGGTCAGCCCCGGGGGAGGGCGTCCGCGGTGTCGGTGTAGATCCGCACGACCCCGGTCAGGAAGTCCTCGACGACGTCCCGCTCGCCCGGGCTCAGCGCCTCGACGAGGCCCTCCACGCCGTGCAGCAGCGGGTGAATGTGGCCGAAGATCCGGGTCATCGACTCCGGGGCCGGCTCGACCAGCACCTTGCGGCGGTCGGTGGCGTGGGGCCGCCGGGTGATGTGCCCGGCCTTCTCGAGCCGGTCCACGATGTGGGTGCTCGCCGCGGTCGAGACCCGCAGCCGGTCCGCGAGTTCCTTCGCGGTCAGCGGGCCTTCGCTGGTGAGGTGCTCCATCGCCGAGAGGTCCGTGGGGTTGATCCCCAGTGCCCCGCTGACGCGCTTTTCGATCACCCGCGTCAGCGTGCCCACCTCTTGCAGCCGCTCCATCACGGCGTTGCCCACGCCGGGGGAGTCGACCTGCCACGAGTCCGGTGAGGAAGTCATGAGAAGAAGACTACTAAAGAAGTTACTAACTAGATTAGCGAACTACTGTGACGGTCGACACCCGGGCGGCGGCCCGGACGCGTCCCGCCGACCAGG
This genomic interval carries:
- a CDS encoding FAD-dependent monooxygenase yields the protein MSRSILISGASIAGPALAYWLHEHGLAPTVIERAPGLRPGGQTVDLRGAGRTVIERMGLDQAARDRLTHEAGLHFVDGRDRVRASFGADSLGGDGFVTELELLRGELADLLYQRTRGDTEYVFGNEITGLTDTGDGVDVTFRTGPGRRFDLVVLADGLRSRTRDLVLADLARTRSFGLYTAYFTIPRAESDGRWARWYNAPGRRVVLLRPDNQGTTRASLSFLTPQSGLERLQFPAQKEFLRHHYADAGWETPRVLGNMGDSTDFYFESVGQMYLKQWSRGRIAAVGDAAYCASPLSGMGTSLALVGAYVLAGELSRHQDHHDAFRSYETIMRPYVDQAQKVSWIAPRLASPKTRAGIRLLTTVAGLATHPRVSRLATRFTNPPSDAIDLPTYPASR
- a CDS encoding MFS transporter — protein: MSAPGKTPRPMWWLLATVLVVELMDLLDSTIVNVAGPSLEQSLKASPVGLQWVIGGYALTLGAGLVLGGRLGDRYGRRPMFLAGLVGFTLASLLCAIAPGIGLLITFRLVQGVAGAMMLPQGLGLLRDNLAPRDLTKALAVFGPVLGLGGVLGPVLGGALVDWDLFGLGWRLVFLVNVPIGLAALALAWRLVPSGGRTRALRVDIAGAVLVAAASALLVLPLNQGQSSGWPLWTWLSLSAAAIGYVAFALWQRRAVRRDRAPLVTPSLFGKSAFTVGLVAVALFFGGLIGTQLVLTFFLQLGQGFTAGQAGLGNLPVALGTAVGGGISGGLLAAKLGRRVLQAGAVVQFAGIAWLWFALADTSGFTIWRIVPGSVLAGIGAGIVIAAVFNTVLGAVADDEVGSASGVLSAVQSLGGSVGVAVFSTVFFAGALTGQATDSFREALVVQAIVIGLFLLISPLFPRRARPDEAEIAATPVPVP
- a CDS encoding MarR family winged helix-turn-helix transcriptional regulator; this encodes MTSSPDSWQVDSPGVGNAVMERLQEVGTLTRVIEKRVSGALGINPTDLSAMEHLTSEGPLTAKELADRLRVSTAASTHIVDRLEKAGHITRRPHATDRRKVLVEPAPESMTRIFGHIHPLLHGVEGLVEALSPGERDVVEDFLTGVVRIYTDTADALPRG
- a CDS encoding alpha/beta hydrolase, producing the protein MQREKVRFDSGGTECAAWHYPGTNGACLVMAGGFAVTKEPGTDLFAKRFQDQGFGVLAFDYRHLGESGGTPRQVVRVREQLADWHAAIGFARTLPEVDPARVGIWAFSASGGHVFPVAAQDPRLAAAIAQTPNADGPATARNAARYQKPFAMLRFTGRGILDALGSLVGLRPRLVALAGPPGTVALLTTPDSLDTDRALHSERYPDWHQAVAARSALRLTLYRPGRAASRVRCPLLVVVADQDRSALAEPAATAVRRAPRGELVRVPGGHYAPFLDEHEHVVEAEISFLRQHLLTPARTGTPPA
- a CDS encoding glycoside hydrolase family protein, which translates into the protein MRSAKKLLAVVAAVLVVLGSATGPAGAESVKKGVSAANFDGVTDALSDVRAGWFYTWASDPQGISAPPGAEFVPMIWGQGSVTDDQLAAAKANGTTLLGFNEPDLDGQAKMSVDTALDLWPQLEGTGLRLGAPAVAFGGDVAGGWLDQFMSGAQARGYRVDFIPLHWYGGDFSAAATGELQSYIEAVHNRYQLPIWVTEYALTDFSVSPPRYPSSAEQADFAAQSAAMLQGLSYVERYAWFSLSTNTTPTGLYDGTTPNDTGVAYRDAG
- a CDS encoding MarR family winged helix-turn-helix transcriptional regulator, which produces MSLSDDAEEARAQGWRTLAALHARLETRIERGLQAGHKLGVSEYSVLDLLSRQDGWHMRMQQLARAVVLSQSATTRLVARLEKQGYLARYLCEDDRRGIYTEVTDAGRALLAEARPTHDTALREALEEAAEMPELQPLVEAVNQQALARG
- a CDS encoding inositol monophosphatase family protein; its protein translation is MTLSTTVTEAAKKAGARLLAVHSPDARPAGRADMYTAVRRNDTVALDGLRAELAAARPGAGWVEEDQETTGLPPGEWWAVDAVEGNVNHVHGLAEWAVSVTLLRDGAPVLAVVHQPIGDLTYTAAHGEGAWRDGVRLHVSAKRDLDAAIVTTGQAEPGQAGTYRRIGESVTAMLGRALAVRMSVPSTFPMLLLANGQNDVFWQYGPVLSGTAAGMLLATEAGGIATRIDGSPWRPGSPDVLVAAPALHEAAVTVLSTVD
- a CDS encoding NAD(P)-dependent oxidoreductase, with the translated sequence MELTILAASGGTGLELTRQALARGHTVTAVARRPERIEVTGSGRLRRVAADVHDPESVARALRDAPVVLSGLGVAAGDPPGTLTAGARAVLDARPGRVLWLGAFGTGASAAAAGPVTRTLLKLVLRKEIPDKVGADTAILAAGGTVFHAGPLSAGPVSGTRRTVGLGDVPKRLFPARVSRATVAAAMLDEAESPRFAAATAVPLER
- a CDS encoding MFS transporter encodes the protein MPLALLALAIGAFGIGTTEFVIAGLLPEVAVEFGVSIPAAGWLITGYALSVAAGALPMTALGTRMRRKHLLLLLMALFIAGNVLSALAPGYGLLMAGRIVAALTHGAFFGVGSVVAADLVKPEKKASAIALMFTGLTLANVLGVPMGTFIGQDLGWRATFWVVAGLGVLGLLGVAALVPDTARPVNARIGAEFAVFRHPRVWLAIGTTVLGFGGVFASFTYIAPMMTEVAGLPAGAVSWLLVLFGVGLVLGNLLGGRFADRALMPTLYTVLAALAVVLAVFAFTAHAAVPAIVTLFLLGGFGFATVPPLQMRMLASAEAAPTVASAVNIGAFNLGNALAAWLGGVVITAGYGYASTNWVGAVMTVLALGLALLSGRSDRRAAAREDRLVTA
- a CDS encoding LysR family transcriptional regulator; amino-acid sequence: MDLNLLVALDALLEENSVAAAADRLRLSAPAMSRTLARIRRATGDDILVRTGRTMSPTPRALELRDEAHELVRRAAAVLTPARELDLDGLERVFTVRGHDALVDALAPLLVGAIAAVAPRAGLRLLAETSADSTDLARGHVDLEVGATRPERPEIAAETIGSDRVVAVVRRGHPLAGGDLTPERFAAAVHVSVSRRGRRHGAIDEALTGLGLSRRVIASLPTSAAALDLAAGSDVVAVVAERVCRPLWTKRDLVVRVLPFTLPAVPVVLAWHHRHDSDPAHAWLRDEVRRALETVVAPDGGLTP
- a CDS encoding TetR/AcrR family transcriptional regulator — its product is MSSESEAQPVTDGQGAGYRRSAGSARGEARRRELLERVTDDLAVNGLVDFSLRRAARAAGATHKVLLYHFESAEDLLGQAVFTLRERRIGNAMAAMAEGAERRTLAERVRVAWHTLRDEDPGLQRVLDQAIGLAMYDPARYGELGHGASGQYLPLLVSFCPEHWTGPRKLEVAQMVLATLRGFTVHRAIGGDSDGAAAGFAALVRALDHEEA